CCATCTCTGAAGAAATAAGATTTTGGTCTAGAACCATCTCTGGGTTTACAGCGCAgagtgacatcacttcctgtcctcaCAGGAAGTGCAGGGATCTCCAGGATCACACCTTTATCTGAccaacagagacacaaacagagtgATGCAGAGACACCAACAGAGCAGAGACACAGCTGGAACATCTGTCTGTACCTGACACAGTGATGGAGACTCCATCGCTCTGCTGTCCAGATGGATTCACACAGAAGTAACTTCcatcagaggagacagagagatccAGAACACATGAGGAACTGTTAACCTTCCCAAAGCCTGCAGCTGCTCCACAGTCCTCAGTGAGTCCTCCTCTGGTCCTCCTCACTGTCCATCCATcaacacagctcagagacactgaagaagatccactgaagaactgctgaaggtttggactgactgacagagacactggaggacacacagacagagtaaatgtgtttgtgttcttgttggagTCTCACTGATTGTTTCACTTCCATCAactcacctgcagaaacagtcagagcagacagcagcagctcacacacacctgcaacaggaggacagaggtcgctaaaggtcagaggtcactaaaaGTTAACATGTTTACTGTGAACTAATGAGTTAGTGTCACGGCTgggtgcaggcaaggcagagaggACCTCAGTGCAGGACACGATGAGTGCTAGGTATGGTGGAAATTTACTGATTGTGCTacacaataaatacactcaAAACTCGAAACttgaagacaaaacacacagcaaaaactgacgaggacccgaacactgaactaaacaacactgagacttaaataccGTGAGACGTGATGACGGAAagggaaacaggtgacaacacaggtgaacgaaaaacactaacgagacaaggggaagtaaacctaaacacaaagcacaatgaacacaagattgtcaaaataaaacaggaagtgacctaaccAAAAACATGCCGACTTAACACAGagactgacaaagggagtgagaacatgaccaactaaaccagacctgggacaaaggagagacactaagaaacacagagaactaaaccaaagggaacctaaacacaaGAGGGTCacgacttacacacacacacacacacacacacacacacacacacacacacacacacacacacacacacacacacacacacacacacacacacacacacacacacaggagaacagggaaaaccaaaacagaaaacaaagaaactaagattccaatactaaactataaccaaaactagaaatagaataaaacagaacttcacaaatagaaaccaaaacactgggccactggcccaggatcatgacagtttgTGTGTCAGATGAAAGTTGTGCTGACAGTGTTGTTGCAGATGTATCCTTAGCACCCCCAGTAGGTGGTTTTGTGAATAGTTTGGCACCACAGGAAGTTGAAAAAGGCAGGAAGTTAATGGAGGTTTACACACGGCCTCGATGACTGGCACTAATCCTCATGCATCAGCCTTCCATCCTTCGTCTTTGTGGCATTGTCTGTATgtatattgtttatttgatacttACCTCTAGTTCTGTGCTCATATTTCGTAACATTAGTGGAGTTTGGTTTGTAACTTTGATAAACTGGTGAACCACATACTCAGAGTTTATTTATGCTTACTTTTGCAATCAGTGTGTTACATAATGTcgatttagtttattttatgttgtggATACAGTCTAtatagaaaatgtaatttaaagatTATACTTTACAATTGTAAttgtgttacatttttgtttcagtttcacactttctACGTTATTAAACGTGTGGACAGAGAGCAAATGTCTCCAGAGTCTTAATGGAAGAAAGGTGTTGAACCTGGCTGCCAGTCCTTCTTCTGAACCATGTAAAGAAGGAAAGACAGTACAGTGAAAAGACACCAACTAACAGACAAGGTAATACGGTGCATGTGACTACGGCAATCGTCATCACGCTACATAGCCTTCGCTTATCTACGATATGGATTCAAAGTCATCCTCAATGACAACACGGTCCTATGTGTCCACGTCAGCCACACGTTCAAGTGGACGAGCAAGTGCTGCAGCTGCAAAGGCCAGGGCTGATGCCGAAGCAGCAAAAGCACGTTTGTTGTTCGCAGAGAGGGAGATGAAGTTAAAAATGGAAAAGGCTCACCTAGAAGCTTCAATAGAGATGCTGACTATAGAAAAAGAAACTGCTGCAGCCGTAGCAAAGGCAGAGGCTTTAGAAGCTGTGGTTGAAGCTAGTGAAGGAAGACACAGCTGTCAACTTCCCCTCAATTCAACATTACTTGACCCAGCTGAACGCACAAAAGAGTATGTGGAGAAACAGGCAAAAGTATCAGAAGATATACAGTTAGCACCACAGGAGGATTCACACTTGCAGGACGAGACACGACAGCCACCTCCTGAGCTACCTTTGCATAGTTCGGTGTACACGCCACGTCTCAATACAGTGAGAGATAGCGCCCCTAATGTTGCTAATACTAACATCTACGATACCCACGCATATCCTGTGTGTAAGCAGAAAAGTCTTAATCCATTAGTCACACCAGATGCGGATTACACCTCAGCTCAACAGAGAGAGCACCAGCACAGAGcaattaaagaaaatgattatAAGGACCTGTTGATGCCTTCAGGCGGCTTATCCGCACATCAGCCACCCTGTAATACTACCAATACCATGGACATTCTTCCCTCTCTCCCATGTGGTAACTCTCAGTGGCCCAGTTGCTCCGCTGATCCACACATGACAGACTTTGTTCGATATCTAGCACGACGTGAGCTAGTTACAACCGGTCTATTACAGTTTAATGACAGACCTGAAAACTATAGGGCCTGGCGTCGCTCATTCCAGAATGCAATAAGAGACCTAAACCTAACAGGTCCATCCACATAAACCAACCAGCTAAGGGGTTGAACATGATCTGGAGTAGATTGGATGCTTGTTATGGTTCGTCGGAAGCTATTGAGAAGGCTTTGTTCCAAAAACTTGATAGTTTTCCAAAAATTGGCAATAAAGACCACTCCAAACTGCACGATCTTAGCGACTTACTGATGGAACTAGATGCTGCTAAGGCAGAGGGAGATCTGCCTGGGCTTGCTTATCTTGACACTCCCAGAGGGGTGAATGCAATAGTGCAGAAGCTATCGTACAGTATACAAGAGAAGTGGCTCTCTCATGGATCCACTTACAAACGATTACATCATGTCGCATTTCCCCCATTCGCAGTTTTTGTCGCCTTCATCTACCAACAGGCACAGATGAGAAATGATCCAAGTTTCAACTTTGTTTGTCAAGCTGACGTGGTCAGAGCTGAAAAGCCTCCTTGGAAAGCCAACAAACAAAGGGAGGTCTTGGTCCACAGAACAGAAGTGTCTGCTGCAGCACAATCAGGCCAAGACAGACACAGGAATAATGTGGAGGATCCAGATAAGAGATGCCCTATACATAGGAAACCCCACACATTACAGAAGTGCCGTGCATTTCGAGAGAAATCCttggaggaaagaaagaacTACCTCAGGGAGAATGGCATTTGTTTTAAGTGTTGCAACTCCTCAGCACATACTGCACGAGAGTGCCAAAGCACTGTGAAGTGTACAGAGTGCAACAGTGATAGACACTCATCAGCTCTACATCCAGGTCAAGCACCGTGGGTTAAGGACTCAAACCCGACTCCGAAAGAGCATGGCGGGGAGCTAGAACCCACACAAACTGTAGAAGTCAGCACCCAATGCACTCAGATTTGTGGAGGAGACCGCATTGCCAAGAACTGCTCCAAGATCTGTCTGGCCAAAGTCTACCCTAAGGGAGAACGCAATAAAGCCACGAAAGCCTATGTGATTATGGATGAGCAGAGCAACAGATCTTTGGCTCACTCTGACTTctttgaaatgtttaaaattcaaGGCCCTACTACGTCTTACTCTCTGAAAACCTGCTCTGGTATGACTGAGAACATGGGCAGAATGGCTGCAGGTTTTTGTGTGGAATCACTGGACGGTAAGACAGTGCAGTTACTACCAAGCCTATTGGAGTGTAATGACATACCAAACAACAGAGCAGAGATTCCAACGCCAAGTGCTGCACTTCACCACAATCATCTGAAACCAGTTGCCCACCTTATTCCCGAGCTTGAACCTGATGTGCCCATTATGCTCCTACTTGGCCGTGATGTCATTAGACTTCATAAGGTTCGCAAATGCATTAATGGGCCCCCTGAAGTTCCTATGCTCAGGAGCTAGATTTGGGATGGGTGATTGTGGGCAACGTCTGTCTGGGACGTGTTCATAAGCCACACAGTGTGATGACTTACTTTACCAATGCCCTTGAACAGGACCGCCCAACCATTTTTGAACCATGTCCAAGTGTTCTACTTGTAAGGGAGAAATACAGTTCCAAGCAGCCAAATCACGCCCATGATGTGGAGGTTACTGAGCCAGGCTGCACAGTGTTCCAACTGACCAAAGAGGATAATAGACAAGCTCCATCCTTTGAAGATCTTGCCTTCATGTCAATAATGAAACGAGAACTCAAGAAGGATACCAGTAATAGTTGGGTAGCCCCTCTGCCCTTTAGGCAGCCAAGACGCCGCCTCCCTGATAACAGACAGCAAGCTCTTAACCGGTTCAGCTCCCTCAAACGCAACCTAGAGAGGAAACCGGTGATGAGTCAGCACTTCTTCTCATTCATGGAGAAAATATTAGAGAATGGTCATGCTGAAGTTGCTCCTCCCTTCATCCCAAACCAGGAAAGATGGTATCTACCCATTTTTGGGGTGTATCATCCAAAGAAACCTGGCAACATCCGTGTCGTGTTTGACTCAAGTGCGCAACATGAGGGAGTGTCTTTAAATGACGTTCTCTTGAAAGGACCTGACCTCAACAACCTACTCTTTGGAGTTCTGATGCGCTTTCGCAAAGAAGCCATTGCTATAACTGCAGATATTAAGCAGATGTTTCACTCATTCCTTGTGAAAGAAGAGGATCGTGACTTTTTGCGGTTCTTTTGGTTCTGAGACAACAGTCCTACACAGGAAGTCATGGAGTACCGCATGACTGTACATGTGTTTGGAAACAGCCCCAGTCCAGCAGTTGCCATTTACTGCCTCAAGCAGTCTGCGATGGATGGAGAACCACATCATGACCTTGAGGTGAAACAGTTTGTCGACCGTGACTTTTATGTTGATGATGGGCTTAAATCCTTTGCGACTGTAAAAGACgctgtcagtctgctgaagAAAACACAGGATGTTTTGGCAAATTCCAACCTGAGGCTCCACAAAATTGCCTCTAACAGCAAAGAGGTTATGGAGGCTTTTCCACCTCAAGATCGTGCTAATGATTTGAAGGATTTGGATCTGAGCACAGATGTTCCACCTGTACAGCGCAGCTTGGGACTAAATTGGAATCTGGAGTCAGACATATTCATTTTCAAAgttgaagaggaagaaaagccCTTTACACGCCGAGGTGTCTTGTCAGTGGTAAACAGCGTGTATGACCCCTTAGGATTCGTGGCTGCCGTCACCATCCAAGGGAAGCACATTCTAAGAGAGCTCACACAACAAAGATGTGACTGGGACTCTCAACTGCCTGAAGAGATGGAGGGACAGTGGAGGTCTTGGCGGGATTCCTTGAAAGACTTGAGAAGCTTTAAGATTCCAAGGTCCTATACCAAGGTTTCTCTATCAACAGTAAAGACAagagaactgtgtgttttttctgatgCATCAACAAAAGCTATCGCTGCTGTGGCCTACCTCAGGGTGGCGGAAGAGTCAGGAAACATCCATACAGGCTTTGTCATGGGTAAGGCAAAGCTAGCACCTAGACCTGAGCACACAGTACCCAGACTTGAGCTCTGCGCAGCTGTGCTGGCCGTAGAGTTGGCAGATCTTATAGCATCAGAGCTCGACATGCAGATAGATGCTGTCACCTTCTACACTGACAGTAGGGTGGTGCTTGGATACATAAATAACGAGACAAGGCGCTTTTATGTATATGTGAGCAATCGTATTGTGCGCATACGAAGATCATCCCATCCTAAGCAGTGGAAGTATGTGTCTACAGAGGAGAATCCAGCAGACCATGCAACAAGGTCTGTACCTGCTGCCTTTCTTTCAGACACCTCTTGGCTCAGTGGGCCTCTGTTTCTGACTCAACCTACAGAATCGCAAGAACCAGAATCCTTTGAGCTTATTGAGCCAAATATAGATGTGGAGATCCGCCCCCAAATCTCTACTCTCCAAACTCGGGTCTCTCTTAGGCTGCTTGGGTCCTACCGCTTCACCAAGTTCTCTTCGTGGCGAGCCTTAAGACGTGCCATCGCTCACCTTCTTCATATTGTGCACAGTTTTCGCACACATCAGGACCCAGGAGGTATGCAGTGTAGAGGATGGCACCTGTGTCAGAAAGCATGGACACCTGACCAGCTCAGTCTGGCAGAAAACATCATTATTCAAACTGTGCAGGAAGAGACATATGCTGAAGAAGTAGCATGTCTTAAAAAGAATAAGATGATCCCTCATGGGAGTCCTCTTAAGACCCTCGACCCATTCATCGATGCACACAATGTTCTCAGAGTTGGTGGTCGGATGAGAAATGGAAAGATTCCTCTAGAAGAAAAGAACCCCAAGATCATTCCCGGCAAGCATCATATTGCAATACTGTTGGTCAGATATTGCCATGAGCAAATCCTGCACCAGGGACGTCATTTCACGGAGGGTGCCATCCGTGCAGCAGGCTACTGGATTGTAGGTATGAAAAGACTGGTTAGCACCCTTCTGCACCGCTGTGTCACTTGTCGAAAGCTCCGTGGCCTCCCTGAACAACAAAAGATGGCCGACCTGCCAGCAGATCGACTCTCTATGGAACCTCCATTTACCTATGTTGGACTGGATGTGTTTGGCCCATGGAGTGTTGTCGCACGGCGCACAAGAGGTGGTCTTGCACATAGCAAAAGATAGGCTGTGATTTTTACCTGTATGGCTGTTCGAGCAGTCCATATAGAGGTT
This window of the Archocentrus centrarchus isolate MPI-CPG fArcCen1 unplaced genomic scaffold, fArcCen1 scaffold_45_ctg1, whole genome shotgun sequence genome carries:
- the LOC115777216 gene encoding uncharacterized protein LOC115777216, translated to CELLLSALTVSAVSLSVSPNLQQFFSGSSSVSLSCVDGWTVRRTRGGLTEDCGAAAGFGKVNSSSCVLDLSVSSDGSYFCVNPSGQQSDGVSITVSDKGVILEIPALPVRTGSDVTLRCKPRDGSRPKSYFFRDGGELGSGPEGEWILSNIQKSDEGLYKCSTDTDSPSPQSRLRVRVLLLVLVLVLVGGVGLWKKQRGTRTSPPPLDVTYADVNITQKDKRRAKLST